The following coding sequences lie in one Lysobacter capsici genomic window:
- a CDS encoding short-chain fatty acid transporter: MTPAASVPADGPLARFALRSAAWAERWFPDAYVFAALGVVIVALAALAFGATPTATATAFGDGYWSLIPFTMQMAFVVIGGYVVATAPAVARVIDALARVPRSGRGAICYVGLISMLTSLLSWGFSLVFGGLLVRALARRDDLDMDYRAAGAAAYLGLGAVWAMGLSSSAAQLQANPASMPPGLLAITGVIPFSETILLWQSIVLTAVLIVVSLVVCFVTAPRGGSVRRARDFDGAERFASEEKNAATLPPRQRPGEWLEYSPLITILLAALSLGWLVYEFSAKPAVSAIANLNTYNFVFLTVGLLLHWRPRSFLNAVARAVPSTTGVLIQFPLYGGIASLLTAAKGGDGQSLAHHLSSVFVHIASTETFTLVMGVYSAVLGFFVPSGGGKWIIEAPYVMQAANDLQVHLGWAVQVYNAAEALPNLINPFWMLPLLGVLGLKARDIVGFTFIQLLVHIPLVLGLLWLLGLTLAYHPPVMP; this comes from the coding sequence ATGACCCCAGCCGCCTCCGTCCCCGCCGACGGCCCGCTCGCGCGCTTTGCCCTGCGCAGCGCGGCCTGGGCCGAACGCTGGTTTCCCGACGCGTACGTGTTCGCCGCGCTCGGCGTGGTGATCGTCGCGCTCGCCGCGCTCGCGTTCGGCGCGACCCCGACCGCCACCGCGACCGCGTTCGGCGACGGCTACTGGAGCCTGATCCCGTTCACCATGCAGATGGCCTTCGTGGTGATCGGCGGCTATGTGGTCGCCACCGCGCCGGCGGTCGCGCGGGTCATCGATGCGCTCGCGCGGGTGCCGCGCAGCGGCCGCGGCGCGATCTGCTACGTCGGCCTGATCAGCATGCTGACCTCGCTGCTGAGCTGGGGGTTTTCGCTGGTGTTCGGCGGCCTGCTGGTGCGCGCGCTCGCTCGTCGCGACGATCTGGACATGGACTATCGCGCCGCCGGCGCGGCGGCGTACCTCGGCCTGGGCGCGGTGTGGGCGATGGGCCTGAGCTCCTCGGCCGCGCAGTTGCAGGCCAATCCGGCCAGTATGCCGCCGGGCCTGCTGGCGATCACCGGGGTGATTCCCTTCAGCGAAACCATTCTGCTGTGGCAGTCGATCGTGTTGACCGCGGTGTTGATCGTGGTGTCGCTGGTGGTGTGCTTCGTGACCGCGCCGCGCGGCGGCTCGGTGCGGCGCGCGCGCGATTTCGACGGCGCCGAGCGCTTCGCGTCGGAAGAGAAGAACGCCGCCACCCTGCCGCCGCGCCAGCGTCCGGGCGAATGGCTGGAATACAGCCCGCTGATTACCATCCTGCTGGCGGCGCTGAGCCTGGGCTGGCTCGTTTACGAGTTTTCCGCCAAGCCCGCGGTCAGCGCGATCGCCAACCTCAACACCTACAACTTCGTGTTCCTGACCGTGGGCCTGTTGCTGCACTGGCGCCCGCGCAGCTTCCTCAACGCGGTCGCGCGCGCGGTGCCGAGCACCACCGGCGTGCTGATCCAGTTCCCGCTGTACGGCGGCATCGCCAGCCTGCTGACCGCGGCCAAGGGCGGCGACGGGCAGAGCCTGGCGCATCATCTGTCGAGCGTGTTCGTGCATATCGCCAGCACCGAGACCTTCACTCTGGTGATGGGCGTGTACTCGGCGGTGCTCGGTTTCTTCGTTCCTTCCGGCGGCGGCAAGTGGATCATCGAGGCGCCGTACGTGATGCAGGCCGCCAACGACTTGCAGGTCCACCTGGGCTGGGCGGTGCAGGTCTACAACGCGGCCGAGGCGCTGCCGAACCTGATCAACCCGTTCTGGATGCTGCCGCTGCTCGGCGTGCTCGGACTGAAGGCGCGCGACATCGTCGGCTTCACCTTCATCCAGTTGCTGGTGCATATCCCGCTGGTGCTGGGCCTGCTGTGGCTGCTGGGCCTGACGCTTGCGTATCACCCGCCGGTCATGCCCTGA
- a CDS encoding Rid family hydrolase has product MRDCLRLFVLPIALCCASAASAQSASTPTREHFAPKDWEGSYHDLHYSPVVKIGDRVIVSGIPALEGADDEAKARWLFQQLQAHLRAAGASLDDVVELQSFHVARDHEEFRRRLAPVLKVHREFFKDHYPAWTAVATPGLYSKDASFELRAEAIIGSGRAARAQIAAPKGP; this is encoded by the coding sequence ATGCGCGATTGCCTGCGTCTGTTCGTCCTGCCCATCGCGCTGTGTTGCGCGAGCGCCGCGTCCGCCCAATCGGCAAGCACGCCGACGCGCGAGCATTTCGCGCCGAAGGATTGGGAAGGCTCGTACCACGATCTGCACTATTCGCCGGTGGTGAAGATCGGCGATCGGGTGATCGTGTCGGGCATTCCCGCGCTGGAGGGCGCCGACGACGAGGCCAAGGCGCGCTGGCTGTTCCAGCAGTTGCAAGCGCATCTGCGCGCGGCCGGGGCGAGCCTGGACGATGTGGTGGAACTGCAAAGTTTCCATGTCGCGCGCGATCACGAGGAGTTCCGCCGCCGGCTCGCGCCGGTGCTGAAAGTGCATCGCGAGTTCTTCAAGGATCACTACCCGGCGTGGACGGCGGTGGCGACGCCGGGGTTGTATTCGAAGGACGCGAGCTTCGAGTTGCGCGCGGAGGCGATCATCGGTTCGGGGCGGGCGGCGAGGGCGCAGATTGCGGCGCCGAAGGGGCCGTAG